One region of Caldimonas thermodepolymerans genomic DNA includes:
- a CDS encoding YeaH/YhbH family protein, whose translation MPMLQQIIDRRLSGKNKSIGNRERFLRRYRDQIREAVRKAVSGRGIRNLEQGEDISLPRRDVSEPVFGHGDGGIRDYVHPGNREYVKGDRIARPQGGAGSGGGSSASDSGEGEDDFVFHLTKEEFMQIFFEDLALPHLIRTQLAEVPEWKTHRAGFTSDGTPNNLHVVRSMRGALARRIALGGDTRRELRHLEHRLERLLERPGPPDALIEREIRETEARIEELRARLKKIPYLDPIDLRYRSRVRVPVPSAKAVMFCLMDVSGSMDEGRKDLSKRFFMLLYLFLTRHYEKIDLVFIRHHTQAAEVSEDEFFHATETGGTVVSSALTLMHDIIKARYPSSEWNIYGAQASDGDNWHHDSGRCRELLANDILPLCRYYAYVQVAEAEQNLWEEYTQLLEAHKNFAMRKVTEPSEIYPVFRDLFRKEGAPA comes from the coding sequence ATGCCCATGCTCCAGCAGATCATCGATCGGCGGCTGTCGGGCAAGAACAAGTCCATCGGCAACCGCGAGCGCTTCCTGCGCCGGTACCGCGACCAGATCCGCGAGGCCGTGCGCAAGGCGGTCAGCGGCCGCGGCATCCGCAACCTCGAGCAGGGCGAGGACATTTCGCTGCCCCGCCGTGACGTGTCCGAGCCCGTGTTCGGCCACGGCGACGGCGGCATCCGCGACTACGTCCACCCGGGCAACCGGGAATACGTCAAGGGCGACCGCATCGCGCGACCGCAAGGCGGCGCGGGTTCGGGCGGCGGCTCCAGCGCCAGCGACAGCGGCGAGGGGGAGGACGACTTCGTCTTCCACCTCACGAAGGAAGAGTTCATGCAGATCTTCTTCGAAGATCTGGCCCTGCCCCACCTGATCCGCACCCAGCTGGCCGAAGTGCCCGAGTGGAAGACCCACCGCGCCGGCTTCACCAGCGACGGCACGCCCAACAACCTGCACGTGGTGCGCTCGATGCGTGGCGCGCTGGCGCGTCGCATCGCGCTGGGCGGCGACACCCGCCGCGAACTGCGCCACCTGGAACACCGGCTCGAACGCCTGCTCGAGCGCCCCGGTCCGCCGGACGCGCTGATCGAGCGCGAGATCCGCGAGACCGAGGCACGCATCGAGGAACTGCGCGCGCGCCTGAAGAAGATCCCCTACCTCGACCCGATCGACCTGCGCTACCGCAGCCGCGTGCGCGTGCCGGTGCCCAGCGCCAAGGCGGTGATGTTCTGCCTGATGGACGTCTCCGGCTCGATGGACGAAGGGCGCAAGGACCTGTCCAAGCGCTTCTTCATGCTGCTGTACCTGTTCCTGACGCGCCACTACGAGAAGATCGACCTGGTCTTCATCCGCCACCACACGCAGGCCGCCGAGGTCAGCGAGGACGAGTTCTTCCACGCCACCGAGACCGGCGGCACCGTGGTCTCCAGCGCGCTGACGCTGATGCACGACATCATCAAGGCGCGCTACCCGAGCAGCGAGTGGAACATCTACGGCGCGCAGGCCAGCGACGGCGACAACTGGCACCACGACAGCGGCCGCTGCCGCGAGCTGCTGGCCAACGACATCCTGCCGCTGTGCCGCTACTACGCCTACGTGCAGGTCGCCGAGGCCGAGCAGAACCTGTGGGAGGAATACACCCAGCTGCTCGAGGCGCACAAGAACTTCGCGATGCGCAAGGTCACCGAGCCCTCGGAGATCTACCCGGTGTTCCGCGACCTGTTCAGGAAAGAGGGGGCACCCGCATGA
- a CDS encoding class I SAM-dependent methyltransferase translates to MRTAAAFLMLAVARPMVVGAILPSSRRLAQAMADGAQGAQAIVELGAGTGAITQALRARYPEVPTTVVELQPALARLLRRRFPGATIVEQPAHEVLQQIDPGDDAVALVSSLPFRSLPAPWREAAREAIETFLVAHPRCRLVQYTYQPRVPFELVHADRLAWRRRTWVWRNAPPAWVWELEAAAPAAA, encoded by the coding sequence ATGCGTACAGCTGCTGCCTTCCTGATGCTGGCCGTGGCCCGCCCCATGGTGGTGGGCGCGATCCTGCCGTCGTCGCGGCGGCTCGCGCAGGCGATGGCCGACGGGGCGCAGGGCGCGCAGGCCATCGTGGAGCTCGGGGCGGGCACCGGCGCGATCACCCAGGCCCTGCGCGCGCGCTACCCGGAGGTGCCGACCACGGTGGTGGAACTGCAGCCGGCGCTGGCGCGCCTGCTGCGGCGCCGCTTTCCCGGGGCGACCATCGTCGAGCAACCGGCCCACGAGGTGCTGCAGCAGATCGACCCGGGCGACGACGCCGTCGCGCTGGTGTCGTCGCTGCCGTTCCGCTCGCTGCCGGCGCCATGGCGCGAGGCCGCGCGCGAGGCGATCGAGACCTTCCTGGTCGCGCACCCGCGCTGCCGCCTGGTGCAGTACACCTACCAGCCGCGCGTGCCCTTCGAGCTGGTGCATGCGGACCGGCTCGCCTGGCGGCGGCGCACCTGGGTGTGGCGCAACGCGCCGCCGGCCTGGGTGTGGGAACTGGAGGCGGCCGCGCCGGCCGCCGCCTGA
- a CDS encoding DUF4886 domain-containing protein has protein sequence MLTASRRIASALVLSLAGTLLAGCATAQPRPKVNALPGQPPTSILFIGNSFFYYNNSMHGHLLRIANADQPKAVPNLRATSVTISGSGLNWHNVEAYFDPTGMASYSFNADNSVSFNKFDRIFDAAIMMDCSQCPVHPTLKPLFHEYAKKHSDTVRKHGAQPVLFMSWAYQDKPEMTAQLAEAYTIAGNDNDALVIPAGLAFAASVAKRPDINLYVPDKRHPSLAGTYLAAATVYATLFNRSPVGNSYTAGLDPEVARHLQTVAWETVQRYHGR, from the coding sequence ATGCTCACCGCATCCCGAAGGATTGCTTCCGCCCTCGTGCTCTCGCTGGCCGGGACGCTGCTCGCCGGCTGTGCCACCGCGCAGCCGCGGCCCAAGGTCAACGCCCTGCCCGGCCAGCCGCCGACGTCGATCCTCTTCATCGGCAACAGCTTCTTCTACTACAACAACAGCATGCACGGCCACCTGCTGCGCATCGCCAACGCCGACCAGCCCAAGGCGGTGCCGAACCTGCGCGCGACCTCGGTGACCATCAGCGGCTCGGGCCTGAACTGGCACAACGTCGAAGCCTACTTCGACCCGACCGGCATGGCGTCGTACTCGTTCAACGCCGACAACTCGGTGTCGTTCAACAAGTTCGACCGCATCTTCGACGCGGCGATCATGATGGACTGCAGCCAGTGCCCGGTCCACCCGACGCTCAAGCCGCTGTTCCACGAGTACGCGAAGAAGCACAGCGACACGGTGCGCAAGCACGGGGCCCAGCCCGTCCTGTTCATGTCCTGGGCCTACCAGGACAAGCCGGAGATGACCGCGCAGCTGGCCGAGGCCTACACCATCGCGGGCAACGACAACGATGCGCTGGTGATCCCCGCGGGCCTGGCCTTCGCGGCCTCGGTCGCCAAGCGCCCGGACATCAACCTCTACGTGCCCGACAAGCGCCACCCGAGCCTGGCCGGCACCTACCTGGCCGCGGCCACGGTCTACGCCACCCTCTTCAACCGCTCGCCGGTGGGCAACAGCTACACCGCCGGCCTCGACCCCGAGGTCGCCAGGCACCTGCAGACGGTGGCCTGGGAGACGGTGCAGCGCTACCACGGGCGCTGA
- a CDS encoding PrkA family serine protein kinase, with protein MDVISNFAARYERTREEEYSLEEYLEICKRDPLAYATAAERMLKAIGEPELVDTRNDPRLSRIFANKVIKIYPAFREFYGMEDAIEQVVSYFRHAAQGLEEKKQILYLLGPVGGGKSSIAERLKQLMEHVPFYAIKGSPVNESPLGLFDPNEDGPILEKEYGIPRRYLQRILSPWAVKRLEEFGGDIRKFRVVKRYPSVLKQIAVAKTEPGDENNQDISSLVGKVDIRKLETYAQDDPDAYSYSGGLCLANQGLLEFVEMFKAPIKVLHPLLTATQEGNFKGTEGFGAIPFDGIILAHSNESEWKSFRNNKNNEAFLDRIYIVKVPYCLRVSEEIKIYEKLIRNSSLAHAPCAPGTLKMMAQFSVLTRLKEPENSSIFSKMQIYDGENLKDTDPKAKSIQEYRDYAGVDEGMSGISTRFAFKILSKVFNFDSTEVAANPVHLMYVLEQQIEREQFPAEVEQKYLSYVKELLAPRYAEFIGKEIQTAYLESYSEYGQNIFDRYVTYADYWIQDQEYRDPDTGEIFDRASLNAELEKIEKPAGISNPKDFRNEIVNFVLRARANNGGKNPNWTSYEKLRTVIEKKMFSNTEELLPVISFNAKSSADEQKKHEDFVNRMVQKGYTPKQVRLLCEWYLRVRKSS; from the coding sequence ATGGATGTCATCAGCAACTTCGCCGCTCGATACGAGCGCACCCGCGAGGAGGAGTACTCCCTGGAGGAGTACCTCGAGATCTGCAAGCGCGACCCCCTGGCCTACGCCACTGCGGCCGAACGCATGCTCAAGGCCATCGGCGAGCCCGAACTGGTCGACACGCGCAACGACCCGCGCCTGTCGCGCATCTTCGCGAACAAGGTCATCAAGATCTACCCGGCCTTCCGCGAGTTCTATGGCATGGAAGACGCGATCGAGCAGGTCGTGTCCTACTTCCGCCATGCCGCGCAGGGCCTGGAGGAGAAGAAGCAGATCCTCTACCTGCTGGGCCCGGTGGGCGGCGGCAAGAGCTCGATCGCCGAGCGGCTCAAGCAGCTGATGGAGCACGTGCCCTTCTACGCGATCAAGGGCTCGCCGGTGAACGAGTCGCCGCTGGGCCTGTTCGACCCCAACGAGGACGGCCCCATCCTCGAGAAGGAATACGGCATCCCGCGCCGCTACCTGCAGCGCATCCTCTCGCCCTGGGCGGTCAAGCGGCTGGAGGAGTTCGGCGGCGACATCCGCAAGTTCCGCGTGGTCAAGCGCTATCCCTCGGTGCTCAAGCAGATCGCCGTGGCCAAGACCGAGCCGGGCGACGAGAACAACCAGGACATCTCCAGCCTGGTCGGCAAGGTCGACATCCGCAAGCTCGAGACCTACGCGCAGGACGACCCCGACGCCTACAGCTACTCCGGCGGCCTGTGCCTGGCCAACCAGGGCCTGCTCGAGTTCGTCGAGATGTTCAAGGCGCCGATCAAGGTGCTGCACCCGCTGCTGACCGCCACGCAGGAAGGCAACTTCAAGGGCACCGAAGGCTTCGGCGCGATCCCCTTCGACGGCATCATCCTCGCGCACTCCAACGAGAGCGAGTGGAAGAGCTTCCGCAACAACAAGAACAACGAGGCCTTCCTCGACCGCATCTACATCGTCAAGGTGCCGTACTGCCTGCGCGTGAGCGAGGAGATCAAGATCTACGAGAAGCTGATCCGCAACTCGTCGCTCGCCCATGCGCCGTGCGCGCCGGGCACGCTGAAGATGATGGCGCAGTTCTCGGTGCTCACGCGGCTGAAGGAGCCGGAGAACTCCAGCATCTTCAGCAAGATGCAGATCTACGACGGCGAGAACCTCAAGGACACCGACCCCAAGGCCAAGTCGATCCAGGAGTACCGCGACTACGCCGGCGTCGACGAGGGCATGAGCGGCATTTCGACGCGCTTCGCGTTCAAGATCCTCTCGAAGGTGTTCAACTTCGACTCCACCGAGGTCGCCGCCAACCCGGTGCACCTGATGTACGTGCTCGAGCAGCAGATCGAGCGCGAGCAGTTCCCCGCCGAGGTCGAGCAGAAGTACCTGTCCTACGTGAAGGAGCTGCTGGCGCCGCGCTATGCTGAGTTCATCGGCAAGGAGATCCAGACCGCCTACCTGGAAAGCTACAGCGAGTACGGCCAGAACATCTTCGACCGCTACGTCACCTACGCGGACTACTGGATCCAGGACCAGGAGTACCGCGATCCGGACACCGGCGAGATCTTCGACCGCGCCTCGCTCAATGCGGAGCTGGAGAAGATCGAGAAGCCCGCGGGCATCAGCAACCCGAAGGACTTCCGCAACGAGATCGTCAACTTCGTGCTGCGCGCGCGCGCCAACAACGGCGGCAAGAACCCGAACTGGACCAGCTACGAGAAGCTGCGCACGGTGATCGAGAAGAAGATGTTCTCGAACACCGAGGAACTGCTGCCGGTGATCAGCTTCAACGCCAAGTCCAGCGCCGACGAGCAGAAGAAGCACGAGGACTTCGTCAACCGCATGGTGCAGAAGGGCTACACGCCCAAGCAGGTGCGGCTGCTGTGCGAGTGGTACCTGCGCGTGCGCAAGAGCTCGTGA
- a CDS encoding EF-hand domain-containing protein, which translates to MSRTTERPQDRHTGWRVRPLLAVALGALALPAQAQVTAAAGAPGYASPGREAIQRLFLRVDTDGDGRLSRQEAERLPAIAERFDEIDADHDGRLDPDEFHAGATAPMR; encoded by the coding sequence ATGAGCCGTACCACCGAGCGTCCGCAAGATCGTCACACCGGGTGGCGGGTGCGCCCGCTCCTGGCCGTGGCGCTGGGCGCGCTGGCCCTGCCGGCGCAGGCCCAGGTGACCGCCGCGGCCGGTGCCCCCGGCTACGCCAGCCCCGGCCGCGAGGCGATCCAGCGCCTGTTCCTGCGCGTGGACACGGACGGCGACGGCCGGCTGAGCCGGCAGGAAGCCGAGCGGCTGCCGGCGATCGCCGAGCGCTTCGACGAGATCGACGCGGACCACGACGGCCGGCTCGACCCGGACGAATTCCACGCCGGGGCCACCGCGCCGATGCGCTGA
- a CDS encoding FAD-binding oxidoreductase, with amino-acid sequence MNAPLPSQLMPKLEPRNAPPELIEALKARFGDRCSVAQAVREQHGRDESPFDVPPPDAVVFAESTEEVAEVVKLANRYAVPVIPFGVGSSLEGHLLAVQGGISIDLSRMNKVLSVNAEDLTVTVQAGVTRTQLNNEIRHTGLFFPIDPGADATIGGMSATRASGTNAVRYGTMRENVLGLTVVTAGGEILRTGTRAKKSSAGYDLTRLFVGSEGTLGVMTEITVRLYPQPEAISAAICSFPTLEGAVRTTIQLIQMGVPIARCELLDTNAVRALNRYDKLTLLEGPMLLMEFHGTPGSVREQAEMVQEIAREHDGQDFEWASTPEERTRLWTARHRALFAALQMKPGCRAVTTDACVPISRLAECLLETAAEADAAGLPYFIVGHVGDGNFHVGYLIDPARPEERELAETLNRQVVSRAIRLEGTCTGEHGIGLHKMDFLLDEAGAGAVALMRSIKQALDPKNIMNPGKIFTWQ; translated from the coding sequence ATGAATGCCCCCCTGCCTTCCCAGCTGATGCCCAAGCTCGAACCGCGCAACGCGCCCCCGGAACTGATCGAGGCGCTGAAGGCGCGCTTCGGCGACCGCTGCTCGGTCGCCCAGGCCGTGCGCGAGCAGCACGGCCGCGACGAATCGCCGTTCGACGTGCCGCCGCCCGACGCGGTGGTGTTCGCCGAAAGCACCGAGGAGGTGGCCGAGGTCGTGAAGCTGGCCAACCGCTACGCGGTGCCGGTGATCCCGTTCGGCGTCGGCTCGTCGCTGGAAGGGCACCTGCTCGCGGTGCAGGGCGGCATCAGCATCGACCTGTCGCGCATGAACAAGGTGCTGAGCGTCAATGCCGAGGACCTGACCGTCACGGTGCAGGCCGGCGTGACGCGCACCCAGCTGAACAACGAGATCCGCCACACCGGGCTGTTCTTCCCCATCGACCCCGGGGCGGACGCGACCATCGGCGGCATGAGCGCGACGCGCGCCAGCGGCACGAACGCGGTGCGCTACGGCACGATGCGCGAGAACGTGCTGGGCCTGACCGTGGTGACGGCCGGCGGCGAGATCCTGCGCACCGGCACGCGCGCGAAGAAGTCCAGCGCCGGCTACGACCTCACGCGCCTGTTCGTCGGCAGCGAGGGGACGCTGGGCGTGATGACCGAGATCACGGTGCGGCTGTACCCGCAACCCGAGGCGATCTCGGCGGCGATCTGCAGCTTCCCGACGCTGGAAGGCGCGGTGCGCACGACGATCCAGCTGATCCAGATGGGCGTGCCGATCGCGCGCTGCGAGCTGCTCGACACCAACGCGGTGCGCGCGCTCAACCGCTACGACAAGCTCACGCTGCTGGAGGGCCCGATGCTGCTGATGGAGTTCCACGGCACCCCGGGCTCGGTGCGCGAGCAGGCCGAGATGGTGCAGGAGATCGCGCGCGAGCACGACGGGCAGGACTTCGAATGGGCCTCGACGCCGGAAGAGCGCACCCGGCTGTGGACCGCGCGCCACCGTGCGCTGTTCGCGGCCCTGCAGATGAAGCCGGGCTGCCGCGCGGTGACCACCGACGCCTGCGTGCCGATCTCGCGCCTGGCCGAATGCCTGCTGGAGACCGCGGCCGAGGCCGATGCGGCGGGCCTGCCGTACTTCATCGTCGGGCACGTGGGCGACGGCAACTTCCATGTCGGCTACCTGATCGACCCGGCGCGCCCCGAGGAGCGCGAGCTGGCCGAGACGCTGAATCGCCAGGTGGTCTCGCGCGCGATCCGGCTGGAAGGCACCTGCACCGGCGAGCACGGCATCGGCCTGCACAAGATGGACTTCCTGCTCGACGAGGCCGGGGCCGGTGCGGTGGCGCTGATGCGCTCGATCAAGCAGGCGCTGGACCCGAAGAACATCATGAACCCGGGCAAGATCTTCACCTGGCAGTAA
- a CDS encoding 3-deoxy-7-phosphoheptulonate synthase gives MNAKSTSAVEGWYAPIDKTSQTDDERIKDVTPLPPPEHLIRFFPIRGTAVEKLVAETRNRIRRIMQRKDDRLLVVIGPCSIHDPAAAIEYARRLLVQREKYADTLEIVMRVYFEKPRTTVGWKGLINDPYLDETYRIDEGLRIARQLLIDINRLGVPAGSEFLDVISPQYIGDLISWGAIGARTTESQVHRELASGISAPIGFKNGTDGNIKIASDAIQAASRPHHFLSVHKNGQVAIVETKGNKDCHVILRGGKAPNYDAASVEAACRDLEAAKLPCTLMIDCSHANSSKQHERQIDVARNIADQLAGGSRCIFGVMVESHLKPGAQKFTPGKDDPSQLEYGKSITDACLGWDDSVELLSILSDAVKRRRG, from the coding sequence ATGAATGCCAAGTCCACCAGCGCCGTCGAGGGTTGGTATGCGCCGATCGACAAGACATCGCAGACCGACGACGAAAGGATCAAGGACGTGACGCCGCTGCCGCCGCCGGAGCACCTGATCCGCTTCTTCCCGATCCGCGGGACCGCAGTGGAGAAGCTGGTCGCGGAGACCCGCAATCGCATCCGTCGCATCATGCAACGCAAGGATGACCGCCTGCTGGTGGTCATCGGCCCCTGTTCCATCCACGACCCGGCCGCGGCGATCGAGTACGCGAGGCGCCTGCTGGTGCAGCGCGAGAAGTACGCCGACACGCTGGAGATCGTGATGCGCGTGTACTTCGAGAAGCCGCGCACGACGGTGGGCTGGAAGGGCCTGATCAACGACCCGTACCTGGACGAGACCTACCGCATCGACGAGGGCCTGCGCATCGCGCGCCAGCTGCTGATCGACATCAACCGCCTGGGCGTGCCCGCGGGCAGCGAGTTCCTTGACGTGATCTCGCCGCAGTACATCGGCGACCTGATTTCCTGGGGCGCGATCGGCGCGCGCACCACCGAGAGCCAGGTGCACCGCGAACTGGCCTCGGGCATCTCGGCGCCCATCGGCTTCAAGAACGGCACCGACGGCAACATCAAGATCGCCTCGGACGCGATCCAGGCGGCGAGCCGCCCGCACCACTTCCTGTCGGTGCACAAGAACGGCCAGGTGGCGATCGTGGAGACCAAGGGCAACAAGGACTGCCACGTGATCCTGCGCGGCGGCAAGGCGCCCAACTACGATGCCGCCAGCGTCGAGGCCGCCTGCCGCGACCTGGAAGCCGCCAAGCTGCCGTGCACGCTGATGATCGACTGCTCGCACGCCAACTCCAGCAAGCAGCACGAGCGCCAGATCGACGTGGCGCGCAACATCGCCGACCAGCTGGCCGGCGGCTCGCGCTGCATCTTCGGCGTGATGGTCGAAAGCCACCTGAAGCCGGGCGCACAGAAGTTCACGCCGGGCAAGGACGACCCGAGCCAGCTCGAGTACGGCAAGAGCATCACCGACGCCTGCCTCGGCTGGGACGACTCGGTCGAGCTGCTGTCCATCCTGTCCGATGCCGTGAAGCGTCGGCGCGGTTGA
- a CDS encoding SpoVR family protein: MNERAREPLPSPSDWTFELIETYHDEIARVAAEYGLDTYPNQLEIITAEQMMDAYASVGMPVIYRHWSYGKQFIATEKNYRRGYMGLAYEIVINSDPCIAYLMEENTMAMQALVIAHAAYGHNSFFKGNYLFRMWTDASSIIDYLVYAKNYITECEERHGVDAVEDVLDSCHALMNYGVDRYRRPQKLSLAKEQARRAEREAYLQQQINDLWRTVPRRADRTAEEDDAARRFPPEPQENLLYFIEKNAPLLEPWQREIVRIVRKVAQYFYPQRQTQVMNEGWATFWHYTLLNTMYDRGLLADGFMLECLKSHTNVIYQPPVGHRAYSGINPYALGFAMFSDIRRICEHPTEEDRRWFPEIAGTDWLTTLDYAMRNFKDESFIGQFLSPKLMRDFRFFAIRDDEDEAELEVTAIHDDSGYRQLREALSRQYDINHREPNIQVWNVNLRGDRSLTLRHTQHNNRPLNENTQEVLKHVARLWGFDVHLESVNSHGDVTHQWTVHAPRH, encoded by the coding sequence ATGAACGAACGCGCCCGCGAGCCCCTGCCCAGTCCGTCGGACTGGACCTTCGAGCTGATCGAGACCTACCACGACGAGATCGCGCGCGTCGCGGCGGAATACGGGCTCGACACCTATCCGAACCAGCTCGAGATCATCACTGCCGAGCAGATGATGGATGCCTATGCGTCCGTGGGCATGCCGGTGATCTACCGCCACTGGTCCTACGGCAAGCAGTTCATCGCCACCGAGAAGAACTACCGCCGCGGCTACATGGGCCTGGCCTACGAGATCGTCATCAACTCCGACCCCTGCATCGCCTACCTGATGGAGGAGAACACGATGGCGATGCAGGCGCTGGTGATTGCCCACGCGGCCTACGGGCACAACAGCTTCTTCAAGGGCAACTACCTGTTCCGCATGTGGACGGATGCCTCGTCCATCATCGACTACCTGGTCTACGCGAAGAACTACATCACCGAATGCGAGGAGCGCCATGGCGTCGATGCGGTCGAGGACGTGCTCGACTCCTGCCATGCGCTGATGAACTACGGCGTGGACCGCTACCGCCGCCCGCAGAAGCTGTCGCTGGCCAAGGAGCAGGCACGCCGTGCCGAGCGCGAGGCCTACCTGCAGCAGCAGATCAACGACCTGTGGCGCACCGTCCCGCGCCGCGCCGACCGCACCGCCGAGGAAGACGATGCGGCACGGCGCTTCCCGCCCGAGCCGCAGGAGAACCTGCTTTACTTCATCGAGAAGAACGCGCCGCTGCTCGAGCCCTGGCAGCGCGAGATCGTGCGCATCGTGCGCAAGGTCGCGCAGTACTTCTACCCGCAGCGCCAGACCCAGGTGATGAACGAGGGCTGGGCCACCTTCTGGCACTACACGCTGCTCAACACCATGTACGACCGTGGCCTGCTGGCCGACGGCTTCATGCTGGAGTGCCTGAAGTCGCACACCAACGTGATCTACCAGCCGCCCGTCGGCCACCGCGCCTACAGCGGCATCAACCCCTACGCGCTGGGCTTCGCGATGTTCAGCGACATCCGGCGCATCTGCGAGCACCCCACCGAGGAGGACCGCCGCTGGTTCCCGGAGATCGCGGGCACGGACTGGTTGACCACGCTCGACTACGCGATGCGCAACTTCAAGGACGAGAGCTTCATCGGCCAGTTCCTCAGTCCCAAGCTGATGCGCGACTTCCGCTTCTTCGCCATCCGCGACGACGAGGACGAGGCCGAGCTGGAAGTCACCGCGATCCACGACGACAGCGGCTACCGCCAGCTGCGCGAGGCGCTGTCCCGCCAGTACGACATCAACCACCGTGAACCCAACATCCAGGTCTGGAACGTCAACCTGCGCGGCGACCGCTCGCTGACCCTGCGCCACACGCAGCACAACAACCGCCCGCTCAACGAGAACACCCAGGAAGTGCTCAAGCACGTGGCGCGGCTGTGGGGCTTCGACGTGCACCTGGAAAGCGTCAACAGCCACGGCGACGTGACGCACCAGTGGACCGTGCACGCCCCCAGGCATTGA
- a CDS encoding cob(I)yrinic acid a,c-diamide adenosyltransferase codes for MGNRLTQIATRTGDDGTTGLGDGTRVRKDHLRVQAMGDVDELNSQLGVLLAEPLPDEVRQLLRAIQHELFDLGGELSMPGSELLQPEAVARLDEALARHNATLPRLKEFILPGGTRSAALAHVARTLARRAERSVVALGAVDAVRDTPRHYLNRLSDLLFVLARVLNRANLDGLGGDDVYWNSERLKRQD; via the coding sequence ATGGGCAACCGACTCACGCAAATCGCCACGCGCACCGGCGACGACGGCACCACCGGCCTGGGCGACGGCACCCGGGTACGCAAGGACCACCTGCGCGTGCAGGCCATGGGCGACGTCGACGAGCTGAACTCGCAGCTGGGCGTGCTGCTGGCCGAGCCGCTGCCGGACGAGGTGCGCCAGCTGCTGCGGGCGATCCAGCACGAGCTGTTCGACCTGGGCGGCGAGCTCTCGATGCCGGGCAGCGAGCTGCTCCAGCCCGAGGCCGTGGCGCGCCTGGACGAGGCGCTGGCGCGCCACAACGCCACCCTGCCCCGCCTGAAGGAATTCATCCTGCCCGGCGGCACCCGCAGCGCGGCGCTGGCCCACGTGGCGCGCACCCTGGCGCGCCGTGCCGAACGCTCGGTGGTCGCGCTGGGCGCGGTGGACGCGGTGCGCGACACCCCGCGCCACTACCTCAACCGGTTGTCGGACCTGCTGTTCGTGCTGGCACGCGTGCTCAACCGCGCCAACCTGGACGGGCTGGGCGGCGACGACGTCTACTGGAACAGCGAACGCCTGAAGCGGCAGGACTGA